A section of the Lutra lutra chromosome 3, mLutLut1.2, whole genome shotgun sequence genome encodes:
- the LOC125094847 gene encoding sperm acrosome-associated protein 7-like isoform X1, giving the protein MAGSRGVTLFVLLLSCWREARLQPINMTSGPITEMPPRSQSQEDIHRVFDEILVQEMLDPNKSSMAGKQRTPSTLPTKPFTEKNPILDENFQVGAPQSYHGLSDNPQLSLGSEDKIFNNEPSIDESYQIGGPEGFGESQFSGGKKNLQNEQYKKLSILDKILQNFGKTSGNSLQ; this is encoded by the exons atggcagggagcagaggagtGACCCTGTTCGTCCTGCTGCTGTCCTGCTGGCGAGAAGCCAGGCTCCAACCCATCAACATGACTTCAG GTCCCATCACTGAAATGCCACCCCGTTCACAAAGTCAGGAGGATATACATCGAGTGTTTG ATGAAATTCTAGTCCAAGAGATGTTGGACCCAAATAAATCATCAATGGCTGGAAAGCAAAGGACACCATCAACATTACCAACAAAACCGTTCACGGAAAAAA ATCCCATCCTGGACGAGAATTTCCAAGTTGGTGCTCCTCAGAGTTACCATGGACTCTCCGATAACCCACAGTTGTCTCTTGGCAGTGAAGACAAAATTTTCAATAATG AACCCAGCATTGATGAGAGTTATCAGATCGGCGGTCCTGAGGGTTTTGGCGAGTCCCAGTTTTCTGGCG gaAAGAAGAATTTACAAAACGAGCAATATAAAAAACTGTCAATTCTGGACAAAATCCTTCAAAACTTTGGGAAAACTTCAG
- the LOC125094847 gene encoding sperm acrosome-associated protein 7-like isoform X3, whose protein sequence is MPCNQPALLPRNLFSHEILVQEMLDPNKSSMAGKQRTPSTLPTKPFTEKNPILDENFQVGAPQSYHGLSDNPQLSLGSEDKIFNNEPSIDESYQIGGPEGFGESQFSGGKKNLQNEQYKKLSILDKILQNFGKTSGNSLQ, encoded by the exons ATGCCATGTAACCAACCAGCTCTCCTTCCAAGGAACCTCTTTTCAC ATGAAATTCTAGTCCAAGAGATGTTGGACCCAAATAAATCATCAATGGCTGGAAAGCAAAGGACACCATCAACATTACCAACAAAACCGTTCACGGAAAAAA ATCCCATCCTGGACGAGAATTTCCAAGTTGGTGCTCCTCAGAGTTACCATGGACTCTCCGATAACCCACAGTTGTCTCTTGGCAGTGAAGACAAAATTTTCAATAATG AACCCAGCATTGATGAGAGTTATCAGATCGGCGGTCCTGAGGGTTTTGGCGAGTCCCAGTTTTCTGGCG gaAAGAAGAATTTACAAAACGAGCAATATAAAAAACTGTCAATTCTGGACAAAATCCTTCAAAACTTTGGGAAAACTTCAG
- the LOC125094847 gene encoding sperm acrosome-associated protein 7-like isoform X2: MAGSRGVTLFVLLLSCWREARLQPINMTSDEILVQEMLDPNKSSMAGKQRTPSTLPTKPFTEKNPILDENFQVGAPQSYHGLSDNPQLSLGSEDKIFNNEPSIDESYQIGGPEGFGESQFSGGKKNLQNEQYKKLSILDKILQNFGKTSGNSLQ; this comes from the exons atggcagggagcagaggagtGACCCTGTTCGTCCTGCTGCTGTCCTGCTGGCGAGAAGCCAGGCTCCAACCCATCAACATGACTTCAG ATGAAATTCTAGTCCAAGAGATGTTGGACCCAAATAAATCATCAATGGCTGGAAAGCAAAGGACACCATCAACATTACCAACAAAACCGTTCACGGAAAAAA ATCCCATCCTGGACGAGAATTTCCAAGTTGGTGCTCCTCAGAGTTACCATGGACTCTCCGATAACCCACAGTTGTCTCTTGGCAGTGAAGACAAAATTTTCAATAATG AACCCAGCATTGATGAGAGTTATCAGATCGGCGGTCCTGAGGGTTTTGGCGAGTCCCAGTTTTCTGGCG gaAAGAAGAATTTACAAAACGAGCAATATAAAAAACTGTCAATTCTGGACAAAATCCTTCAAAACTTTGGGAAAACTTCAG